The Streptomyces sp. NBC_01353 genome contains a region encoding:
- a CDS encoding ABC-F family ATP-binding cassette domain-containing protein — protein sequence MITVRGADVRAGARLLLSDISFHIAPGDRIGLVGRNGAGKTTLLDTLAGPRRPAAGSVTHTGEIAHLPQDSRAADPTVTVSDRILSARGLDRAVRTLQAAALALGEADTEADGARTMAAYARAEAEFEARGGYAAEAEAARVAAGLGLPTEVMGRAVGTLSGGQKRRVELARILFAGHGREGTLLLDEPTNHLDADSIGWLRGFLAAHQGGLVLISHDVSLLADTVNRVFHLDPQRATIDIHNTGWAAYLAQRDADERRRTRERANAERKAAALHAQAERMKSRVATATTARSMARRADRLLSGLEPARRADQVARIRLPEPAPCGRMPLGAVSLTKAYGTGRPVLEGVDLAVDRGSRLVVLGLNGAGKTTLLRLLAGRERPDSGRVVRGPGLRVGYFAQEHETLDPGRTVRENLAAAAPQLTDTEVRGVLGAFLFRGDDAEKPAGVLSGGEKTRLALAGLVHSGANVLLLDEPTNNLDPASRDEVLAAVGTYPGAIVMVTHDEGAIDALRPERVLLLPDADEDLWNEEYRELVTLA from the coding sequence ATGATCACCGTTCGCGGTGCCGACGTGCGCGCCGGCGCCCGTCTGCTGCTGTCCGACATCTCCTTCCACATCGCCCCCGGTGACCGGATCGGCCTGGTCGGCCGTAACGGCGCCGGGAAGACCACCCTCCTCGACACGCTGGCCGGGCCGCGTCGCCCGGCCGCGGGGTCTGTCACCCACACCGGCGAGATCGCTCATCTCCCGCAGGACTCCCGCGCCGCCGATCCGACCGTCACCGTCTCCGACCGGATCCTCTCCGCGCGCGGACTCGACCGGGCCGTGCGCACCCTGCAGGCGGCGGCGCTCGCCCTCGGCGAAGCCGACACCGAGGCCGACGGCGCGCGGACGATGGCCGCGTACGCCCGCGCGGAGGCGGAGTTCGAGGCCCGCGGCGGATACGCCGCCGAGGCCGAGGCGGCGCGGGTCGCCGCCGGCCTCGGGCTGCCCACCGAGGTGATGGGGCGGGCCGTCGGCACGCTCTCCGGCGGCCAGAAGCGCAGGGTCGAGCTGGCCAGGATCCTGTTCGCGGGACACGGCCGCGAGGGCACGCTGCTGCTCGACGAGCCGACCAACCACCTCGACGCCGACTCGATCGGCTGGCTGCGCGGGTTCCTGGCCGCGCACCAGGGCGGTCTGGTGCTGATCAGCCATGACGTCTCCCTCCTGGCGGACACGGTCAACCGGGTGTTCCACCTCGATCCGCAGCGCGCCACGATCGACATCCACAACACCGGCTGGGCCGCGTACCTGGCCCAGCGGGACGCCGACGAGCGCCGCCGGACCCGCGAGCGGGCCAACGCCGAGCGCAAGGCGGCGGCGCTGCACGCGCAGGCGGAGCGGATGAAGTCCCGGGTCGCGACCGCGACGACGGCCAGGAGTATGGCCCGCCGCGCCGACCGACTGCTGTCGGGGCTCGAACCGGCGCGTCGGGCGGACCAGGTGGCCCGTATCCGGCTTCCGGAGCCCGCGCCCTGCGGCCGGATGCCGCTGGGCGCGGTCTCCCTGACCAAGGCGTACGGGACCGGCCGCCCTGTCCTGGAGGGCGTCGACCTCGCCGTGGACCGGGGCAGCCGGCTCGTGGTGCTGGGCCTCAACGGGGCGGGCAAGACGACGCTGCTGCGGCTGCTCGCCGGGCGGGAGCGGCCCGACTCGGGGCGCGTGGTGCGCGGTCCCGGGCTGCGTGTCGGGTACTTCGCGCAGGAGCACGAGACCCTCGACCCGGGCCGCACGGTCCGGGAGAACCTCGCCGCCGCGGCTCCGCAGCTGACGGACACGGAGGTACGAGGGGTCCTCGGGGCGTTCCTGTTCCGGGGCGACGACGCCGAGAAGCCGGCCGGGGTCCTGTCGGGCGGGGAGAAGACCCGGCTCGCACTGGCCGGCCTCGTCCACTCGGGCGCGAACGTGCTGCTCCTGGACGAGCCCACGAACAACCTGGACCCGGCCTCGCGCGACGAGGTCCTGGCCGCAGTGGGCACGTACCCGGGCGCGATCGTGATGGTCACGCACGACGAGGGAGCGATCGACGCGCTGCGCCCGGAGCGGGTG
- a CDS encoding sigma factor-like helix-turn-helix DNA-binding protein, which produces MTTMDDHEFLARRFDAHQDRLRAIALRMLGSHGEAEEALREARVRPGEVGSWLEVAVGRVCVGRLRTRMVEGYGRGEALPGPEDGVDSVWLALLVVLDSLAPDERLAYALHDLFGLPLREVARITGRTPEEAGRLAGRARLRVRGTGGAEPEAEPGRRRTVVEVFLAAARARDARALAAVLDPDVVAYSENGLVHGAPAVAEGASSFAGLAAVARPALVNGAPGVVAFSEGRPVRAVAFTIRGERITALDITTDEERLRRLDLVFPEW; this is translated from the coding sequence ATGACGACCATGGACGACCACGAGTTTCTCGCCCGGCGGTTCGACGCCCACCAGGACCGGCTGCGGGCCATCGCCCTCCGGATGCTCGGATCGCACGGCGAGGCGGAGGAGGCGCTGCGCGAGGCGCGGGTGCGGCCCGGCGAGGTGGGGAGCTGGCTGGAGGTCGCCGTCGGGCGGGTGTGCGTGGGCAGGCTCCGGACCCGGATGGTGGAGGGGTACGGGCGGGGTGAGGCGCTCCCGGGGCCGGAGGACGGTGTCGACTCCGTGTGGCTGGCGCTGCTCGTCGTACTGGACTCGCTGGCACCGGACGAGCGGCTCGCGTACGCCCTGCACGACCTGTTCGGGCTGCCGCTGCGCGAGGTCGCGCGGATCACCGGCCGTACCCCCGAGGAGGCGGGGCGACTCGCCGGACGGGCGCGGCTCCGGGTGCGGGGCACGGGCGGGGCGGAGCCGGAGGCCGAGCCGGGGCGGCGGCGCACGGTCGTCGAGGTGTTCCTCGCTGCCGCCCGCGCGCGGGACGCGCGGGCCCTCGCCGCCGTCCTGGACCCCGATGTCGTGGCGTACTCCGAGAACGGCCTGGTCCACGGCGCGCCGGCCGTCGCCGAGGGAGCCTCCTCGTTCGCCGGACTCGCCGCGGTGGCGAGACCGGCGCTGGTGAACGGGGCGCCGGGGGTCGTCGCGTTCAGCGAGGGACGCCCTGTCCGCGCGGTGGCGTTCACGATCCGGGGCGAGCGGATCACGGCCCTCGACATCACGACGGACGAGGAGCGGTTGCGGCGGCTCGATCTGGTCTTCCCGGAGTGGTGA
- a CDS encoding MerR family DNA-binding protein yields the protein MGPSHSSRLAEIRSVLALRDSGEAPCDHVTDLVRRHLEETDRRISELRKVRIALGDLARRAADTDPATCAENDICTIFSAQGPATRRGRTEGDAKGPHPRAQPAAGPNQPDSRPSSSF from the coding sequence ATGGGGCCGTCTCACAGCAGTCGACTCGCCGAGATCCGCTCCGTCCTCGCCCTCCGCGACAGCGGCGAAGCCCCCTGCGACCACGTCACCGACCTCGTCCGTCGGCACCTCGAAGAGACCGATCGACGCATCTCCGAGCTCCGGAAGGTCCGCATCGCTCTCGGCGACCTCGCCCGGCGCGCCGCCGACACCGATCCGGCCACCTGCGCCGAGAACGACATCTGCACCATCTTCTCGGCCCAGGGGCCGGCGACGAGGCGAGGGCGCACCGAGGGGGACGCCAAGGGGCCACATCCCCGTGCTCAGCCGGCCGCGGGGCCGAACCAGCCGGACAGTCGCCCGAGCAGTTCCTTCTGA
- the rox gene encoding rifampin monooxygenase codes for MMDVIVVGGGPTGLMLAAELRLHGVQVLVVDKEAEPTRQSRAQGLHVRSIEVMDQRGLLERFLSHGQQITAGGFFAGLSKTWPTQLDTAHSYVLAIPQQVTEGLLAEHATEVGAEIRRGCELVGLRQDDQGVIVELADGKELRSRFVVGCDGGRSTVRKLLGVGFPGEPSRVETLLGEMELTTSPEEMAEVVAAVRKTQQRFGTMPLGDGVYRVVVPAEGVAEDRTTAPTLDEFKVQLRAFAGTDFGAHSPRWLSRFGDATRQAERYRVGRVFLAGDAAHIHPPTGGQGLNLGIQDAFNLGWKLAAEIAGWAPAGLLDSYHAERHPVAADVLDNTRAQIQLMSTEPGPQSVRRLLAELVEIEEVNRYLIEKITAISVRYDFGEGHDLLGRRMRDVQLKHGRLYEQMHTGRGLLLDQTGRLSVAGWEDRVDHVVDVSEEVEVPAVLLRPDGHIAWVGDDQKELLGRLSGWFGPAAG; via the coding sequence ATGATGGACGTGATCGTGGTTGGCGGCGGACCGACCGGCTTGATGCTGGCCGCCGAGCTGCGGCTGCACGGTGTGCAGGTGCTCGTGGTGGACAAGGAGGCGGAGCCGACCCGGCAGTCCCGCGCGCAGGGTCTGCACGTGCGCAGCATCGAGGTCATGGACCAGCGCGGTCTGCTGGAGCGCTTCCTCTCGCACGGGCAGCAGATCACGGCCGGCGGCTTCTTCGCCGGGCTCAGCAAGACGTGGCCGACACAGCTGGACACGGCCCATTCGTACGTCCTCGCCATCCCGCAGCAGGTCACCGAGGGTCTGCTGGCCGAGCATGCCACCGAGGTCGGCGCCGAGATCCGGCGCGGCTGCGAGCTGGTCGGGCTGCGCCAGGACGACCAAGGGGTGATCGTCGAGCTGGCCGACGGTAAGGAGCTGCGCTCGCGCTTCGTCGTCGGCTGCGACGGCGGCCGCAGCACGGTGCGCAAGCTGCTCGGTGTCGGCTTCCCCGGTGAGCCTTCCCGGGTGGAGACGCTGCTGGGCGAGATGGAGCTGACCACATCGCCGGAGGAGATGGCCGAGGTGGTGGCCGCGGTCCGCAAGACCCAGCAGCGGTTCGGCACCATGCCGCTGGGGGACGGGGTGTACCGGGTCGTGGTGCCCGCCGAGGGGGTGGCCGAGGACCGTACGACGGCGCCGACCCTGGACGAGTTCAAGGTGCAGCTGCGGGCCTTCGCCGGGACGGACTTCGGCGCGCATTCGCCGCGCTGGCTCTCCCGCTTCGGCGATGCCACCCGGCAGGCCGAGCGCTACCGGGTCGGCCGGGTGTTCCTGGCCGGTGACGCGGCGCACATCCACCCGCCGACCGGCGGGCAGGGGCTCAACCTGGGCATCCAGGACGCGTTCAACCTCGGCTGGAAGCTGGCCGCCGAGATCGCCGGCTGGGCACCGGCAGGGCTGCTCGACAGCTACCACGCGGAACGGCATCCGGTGGCCGCCGACGTGCTGGACAACACCCGCGCGCAGATCCAGCTGATGTCGACCGAGCCCGGTCCCCAGTCGGTGCGCCGCCTGCTGGCGGAGCTGGTGGAGATCGAGGAGGTGAACCGGTACCTGATCGAGAAGATCACCGCGATCTCGGTCCGCTACGACTTCGGCGAGGGCCACGACCTGCTCGGCCGGCGGATGCGCGACGTGCAGCTGAAGCACGGCCGTCTCTACGAGCAGATGCACACCGGCCGCGGTCTCCTGCTCGACCAGACCGGCCGGCTCTCGGTGGCGGGCTGGGAGGACCGGGTCGATCACGTCGTCGACGTCAGCGAGGAGGTGGAGGTGCCCGCGGTACTGCTGCGGCCGGACGGCCACATCGCGTGGGTCGGTGATGATCAGAAGGAACTGCTCGGGCGACTGTCCGGCTGGTTCGGCCCCGCGGCCGGCTGA
- the argC gene encoding N-acetyl-gamma-glutamyl-phosphate reductase, protein MTVRAAVAGASGYAGGELLRLLLTHPQVEIGTLTGHSNAGQKLGALQPHLLPLADRVLAPTTAEELAGHDVVFLALPHGQSAAVAEQLGPDVLVVDMGADFRLNNAADWEKFYESPHAGTWPYGLPELPGARAALEGSKRIAVPGCFPTAVSLALFPAYENGLAEPDAVIVAASGTSGAGKALKPHLLGSEVMGSVTPYGVGGGHRHTPEMSQNLSPLAGERVTVSFTPTLVPMPRGILATCSAPAKPGATAETVRAAYEKAFADEPFVHLLPEGRWPSTASVQGSNAVQIQVTYDETANRIIAISAIDNLTKGTAGGAVQSMNIALGLPEDTGLSTIGVAP, encoded by the coding sequence ATGACGGTACGAGCAGCAGTGGCAGGCGCGAGTGGATACGCGGGTGGAGAACTCCTGCGTCTCCTCCTCACCCACCCCCAGGTGGAGATCGGCACCCTGACCGGCCACTCCAACGCCGGACAGAAGCTCGGGGCCCTCCAGCCCCACCTCCTCCCGCTCGCCGACCGCGTCCTCGCGCCGACCACCGCCGAGGAGCTGGCCGGGCACGACGTCGTCTTCCTCGCGCTGCCGCACGGCCAGTCGGCCGCGGTCGCCGAGCAGCTCGGCCCCGACGTCCTCGTCGTCGACATGGGCGCCGACTTCCGGCTGAACAACGCCGCCGACTGGGAGAAGTTCTACGAGTCCCCGCACGCCGGGACCTGGCCCTACGGCCTGCCCGAACTGCCGGGTGCCCGTGCCGCGCTGGAGGGGTCCAAGCGCATTGCGGTGCCCGGCTGCTTCCCCACCGCCGTCTCGCTCGCGCTCTTCCCCGCGTACGAGAACGGTCTCGCCGAACCCGACGCCGTGATCGTGGCCGCCAGCGGCACCTCCGGTGCGGGCAAGGCCCTCAAGCCGCACCTGCTCGGCAGCGAGGTCATGGGCTCCGTGACCCCGTACGGCGTCGGCGGCGGCCACCGGCACACCCCCGAGATGAGCCAGAACCTCAGCCCCCTGGCCGGCGAGCGGGTCACCGTCTCCTTCACGCCGACGCTCGTCCCGATGCCGCGCGGCATCCTCGCCACCTGCTCCGCGCCGGCGAAGCCCGGGGCGACGGCCGAGACGGTACGGGCCGCGTACGAGAAGGCCTTCGCGGACGAGCCGTTCGTCCACCTGCTCCCCGAGGGCCGGTGGCCGTCGACGGCGTCCGTTCAGGGTTCCAACGCCGTTCAGATCCAGGTCACGTACGACGAGACCGCGAACCGCATCATCGCGATCAGCGCCATCGACAACCTCACCAAGGGCACCGCCGGCGGCGCGGTGCAGAGCATGAACATCGCCCTCGGGCTCCCTGAGGACACCGGACTTTCCACGATTGGAGTCGCTCCGTGA
- the argJ gene encoding bifunctional glutamate N-acetyltransferase/amino-acid acetyltransferase ArgJ produces MSVTAAKGFTAAGIAAGIKENGNPDLALVVNNGPRRAAAGVFTSNRVKAAPVLWSQQVLTTGELAAVVLNSGGANACTGPQGFQDTHATAEKVAELLEVGAGEVAVASTGLIGLLLPMDKLLPGVEKAVGELSEHGGEKAAIAIKTTDTVHKTSVVTKEGWTVGGMAKGAGMLAPGLATMLVVLTTDADVAAKDLDTALRQSTKVTFDRVDSDGCMSTNDTVLLLASGASGITPAHEEFAEAVTTVCQDLARQLIGDAEGASKDIRIEVINAATEDDAVEVGRSIARNNLLKCAIHGEDPNWGRVLSAIGTTQAAFDPDQLNVAINGVWVCKNGSVGEDRDLVDMRFREVTITADLAAGAESAVIWANDLTADYVHENSAYSS; encoded by the coding sequence GTGAGCGTCACCGCAGCGAAGGGATTCACGGCAGCGGGCATCGCCGCCGGAATCAAGGAGAACGGCAACCCGGACCTGGCCCTCGTGGTCAACAACGGGCCCCGCCGCGCCGCCGCCGGCGTCTTCACCTCCAACCGCGTCAAGGCCGCGCCCGTCCTGTGGTCCCAGCAGGTGCTGACCACCGGCGAGCTGGCGGCCGTCGTCCTCAACTCCGGCGGCGCCAACGCCTGTACGGGCCCGCAGGGCTTCCAGGACACCCACGCCACCGCCGAGAAGGTCGCGGAGCTCCTCGAGGTCGGCGCCGGCGAGGTCGCCGTCGCCTCCACCGGCCTCATCGGCCTGCTGCTCCCCATGGACAAGCTCCTCCCCGGCGTCGAGAAGGCCGTCGGCGAGCTCTCCGAGCACGGCGGCGAGAAGGCCGCCATCGCCATCAAGACCACCGACACCGTCCACAAGACCTCCGTGGTCACGAAGGAGGGCTGGACCGTCGGCGGCATGGCCAAGGGCGCGGGAATGCTCGCCCCCGGTCTCGCCACCATGCTCGTCGTGCTCACCACCGACGCCGACGTCGCCGCCAAGGACCTCGACACGGCCCTGCGGCAGTCCACCAAGGTCACCTTCGACCGGGTCGACTCCGACGGCTGCATGTCCACCAACGACACCGTCCTCCTCCTCGCCTCCGGCGCCTCGGGCATCACCCCCGCGCACGAGGAGTTCGCCGAGGCCGTGACGACCGTCTGCCAGGACCTCGCGCGTCAGCTCATCGGCGACGCCGAGGGCGCCAGCAAGGACATCCGTATCGAGGTGATCAACGCCGCGACCGAGGACGACGCCGTCGAGGTGGGCCGCTCCATCGCCCGTAACAACCTCCTCAAGTGCGCCATCCACGGCGAGGACCCCAACTGGGGCCGGGTGCTCTCCGCCATCGGCACCACGCAGGCGGCCTTCGACCCCGACCAGCTCAACGTCGCCATCAACGGCGTGTGGGTCTGCAAGAACGGCTCGGTCGGCGAGGACCGCGACCTCGTCGACATGCGCTTCCGGGAGGTCACCATCACCGCCGACCTCGCCGCCGGTGCCGAGTCCGCCGTCATCTGGGCCAACGACCTCACCGCCGACTACGTCCACGAGAACAGCGCGTACTCGTCATGA
- the argB gene encoding acetylglutamate kinase codes for MSDSTNPTRKHTALPKAQILIEALPWLTRHNGKTVVIKFGGNAMIDDELKAAFAQDVVFLRHAGLKPVVVHGGGPQISAALDRHGIVSEFKAGLRVTTEDAMDVVRMVLAGQVQRELVGLLNQHGPFAVGMTGEDAHTITATKHQPVIAGEQVDIGRVGEITAIDTGAIEALLEDGRIPVISSIARSEDDGHVYNVNADTAAAALAAALGAETLMVLTDVEGLYEDWPHSDEVISRLTASQLEKLLPDLSSGMVPKMEGCLHAVRNGVTTARVIDGRVQHSILLEIFTDSGIGTMVVPDETTGDGE; via the coding sequence ATGAGCGACTCCACGAACCCCACCCGTAAGCACACCGCGCTCCCCAAGGCCCAGATCCTCATCGAAGCGCTGCCCTGGCTGACCCGCCACAACGGCAAGACGGTCGTCATCAAGTTCGGCGGCAACGCCATGATCGACGACGAGCTCAAGGCCGCCTTCGCCCAGGACGTCGTCTTCCTGCGCCACGCCGGCCTCAAGCCGGTCGTCGTGCACGGCGGCGGACCCCAGATCAGTGCCGCGCTGGACCGGCACGGCATCGTCAGCGAGTTCAAGGCCGGCCTGCGCGTCACCACCGAGGACGCCATGGACGTCGTACGGATGGTCCTGGCGGGCCAGGTCCAGCGCGAGCTCGTCGGGCTGCTCAACCAGCACGGTCCCTTCGCCGTCGGCATGACCGGCGAGGACGCGCACACCATCACGGCCACCAAGCACCAGCCGGTCATCGCCGGCGAACAGGTCGACATCGGCCGGGTCGGCGAGATCACCGCCATCGACACCGGCGCCATCGAGGCGCTCCTGGAGGACGGCCGGATCCCGGTCATCTCCTCCATCGCCCGCTCCGAGGACGACGGACATGTCTACAACGTCAATGCTGATACGGCGGCTGCGGCTCTCGCTGCGGCGCTGGGCGCCGAAACCCTGATGGTCCTGACCGACGTCGAGGGCCTCTACGAGGACTGGCCCCACAGCGACGAGGTCATCAGCAGGCTCACCGCGAGCCAGCTGGAGAAGCTGCTGCCCGACCTCTCCAGCGGCATGGTCCCCAAGATGGAGGGCTGCCTGCACGCCGTACGCAACGGCGTCACCACGGCCCGTGTGATCGACGGCCGCGTCCAGCACTCGATCCTGCTGGAGATCTTCACCGACTCGGGCATCGGCACGATGGTCGTGCCCGACGAGACGACGGGGGACGGGGAATGA
- a CDS encoding acetylornithine transaminase: MSNAELTQRWQGSLMDNYGTPRLPLVRGEGAKVWDADGTEYLDFVGGIAVNALGHAHPAIIEAVSRQVASLGHVSNLFVAEPPVALAERLLQLFGRPGRVFFCNSGAEANEGAFKIGRLTGRTHMVATHGGFHGRTMGALALTGQPGKQTPFLPLPGDVTHVPYGDVDALRAAVTEDTALVIIEPMQGENGVVVPPVGYLQAAREITRATGTLLVLDEVQTGIGRTGHWFEYQGHDGVDPDIVTLAKGLGGGLPLGATVAFGEAAELFKPGHHGTTFGGNPVACAAGLAVLDTLATGGTLDEVKRLGEKLRGGIEGLNHPLVSHVRGAGLLLGIVLTESLAPQVQQAAQDAGLLVNAPAPDVVRLMPALIIGDAEVDAFLAALPGVLDEAVNGEG, translated from the coding sequence ATGAGCAACGCGGAACTGACCCAGCGGTGGCAGGGCTCGCTGATGGACAACTACGGCACGCCCCGGCTGCCGCTCGTCCGCGGCGAGGGCGCCAAGGTCTGGGACGCCGACGGCACCGAGTACCTCGACTTCGTGGGCGGCATCGCCGTCAACGCCCTCGGCCACGCCCACCCGGCGATCATCGAGGCCGTCTCGCGGCAGGTCGCCTCGCTCGGCCATGTCTCCAACCTCTTCGTCGCCGAGCCGCCGGTCGCCCTCGCCGAGCGGCTGCTCCAGCTCTTCGGCCGGCCCGGGCGGGTCTTCTTCTGCAACTCCGGCGCCGAGGCCAACGAGGGCGCCTTCAAGATCGGCCGGCTGACCGGCAGGACCCACATGGTCGCCACCCACGGCGGCTTCCACGGCCGGACGATGGGTGCGCTCGCGCTGACCGGCCAGCCCGGCAAGCAGACCCCGTTCCTGCCGCTGCCCGGCGACGTCACGCACGTCCCGTACGGAGACGTCGACGCCCTGCGCGCCGCGGTCACCGAGGACACCGCGCTGGTGATCATCGAGCCGATGCAGGGTGAGAACGGCGTCGTCGTCCCGCCCGTCGGCTATCTCCAGGCCGCCCGCGAGATCACCCGCGCCACCGGAACCCTCCTCGTCCTCGACGAGGTCCAGACGGGCATCGGCCGGACCGGCCACTGGTTCGAGTACCAGGGCCACGACGGGGTCGACCCCGACATCGTGACTCTGGCCAAGGGCCTCGGCGGCGGGCTGCCGCTCGGCGCGACCGTCGCCTTCGGCGAGGCGGCCGAGCTGTTCAAGCCCGGCCACCACGGCACGACCTTCGGTGGAAACCCGGTCGCCTGCGCCGCCGGCCTCGCCGTGCTCGACACCCTCGCGACCGGTGGAACGCTCGACGAGGTCAAGCGGCTCGGCGAGAAGCTGCGCGGTGGAATCGAGGGTCTGAACCACCCGCTGGTCTCCCATGTCCGTGGTGCGGGCCTCCTGCTGGGTATCGTGCTCACCGAGTCCCTCGCGCCCCAGGTGCAGCAGGCGGCTCAGGACGCCGGTCTCCTGGTGAACGCGCCCGCCCCCGATGTCGTACGGCTGATGCCGGCACTGATCATCGGAGACGCGGAGGTGGACGCGTTCCTGGCAGCGCTGCCCGGTGTCCTCGACGAAGCGGTGAACGGGGAAGGATGA
- a CDS encoding arginine repressor — MTDAQESEHLGPSVPQTRTARHRRIVDILNRQPVRSQSQLAKLLADDGLSVTQATLSRDLDELGAVKIRNTGGELIYAVPSEGGFRTPQAPLGESAKEERMRRLSGELLISAEASANLVVLRTPPGAAQFLASAIDQAELHAILGTIAGDDTLLLISRDPAGGQALADHLLRLAQNDR; from the coding sequence ATGACCGACGCGCAGGAATCCGAGCACCTCGGGCCGTCCGTTCCGCAGACCCGCACCGCACGCCACCGCAGGATCGTCGACATCCTCAACCGGCAGCCGGTGCGCTCGCAGAGCCAACTGGCCAAGCTCCTCGCGGACGACGGGCTGAGCGTCACCCAGGCGACGCTCTCCCGCGACCTCGACGAGCTCGGCGCGGTGAAGATCCGCAACACGGGCGGCGAGTTGATCTACGCGGTGCCCAGCGAGGGCGGCTTCCGCACTCCGCAGGCGCCGCTCGGCGAGTCCGCCAAGGAGGAGCGGATGCGGCGGCTCTCCGGCGAACTGCTGATCTCCGCCGAGGCCTCCGCGAACCTGGTGGTCCTGCGGACCCCGCCGGGGGCGGCCCAGTTCCTCGCGTCGGCCATCGACCAGGCCGAACTCCACGCGATCCTCGGCACGATCGCGGGTGACGACACGCTGCTGCTGATCTCCCGCGACCCGGCGGGCGGCCAGGCGCTGGCCGACCACCTGCTGCGGCTCGCGCAGAACGACCGCTGA
- a CDS encoding pyridoxamine 5'-phosphate oxidase family protein: MGKTHERIDGRLRAFIEAQPIFFTATAPLDGDGTVNLSPKGLTGSFAVIDELTVAYLDFAGSTAETVAHLRENGRITLMWCAFQGPPNIVRVHGRGEPVFRDDPRWEGLLAHFPGIDVTLHGLRAIVVVTAELVRDSCGYGVPFMAYDEDRDLHGKRFARENDTSLSEYFAKKEHIASSIDGLPGLPLPLPPLTRPGR, translated from the coding sequence ATGGGAAAAACGCATGAGCGAATAGACGGACGGCTCCGCGCCTTCATCGAGGCCCAGCCCATCTTCTTCACCGCCACCGCGCCGCTCGACGGCGACGGCACCGTCAATCTCTCCCCCAAGGGGCTGACCGGCTCCTTCGCCGTGATCGACGAACTGACCGTCGCTTACCTCGACTTCGCCGGCAGCACCGCCGAGACCGTCGCGCATCTGCGGGAGAACGGTCGCATCACCCTCATGTGGTGCGCCTTCCAGGGGCCGCCGAACATCGTGCGCGTCCATGGGCGCGGCGAGCCCGTGTTCCGGGACGACCCGCGGTGGGAGGGGCTTCTGGCGCACTTCCCGGGCATCGATGTCACCCTGCACGGGCTGCGTGCGATCGTCGTGGTCACCGCCGAGCTGGTCCGGGACAGCTGTGGGTACGGGGTGCCGTTCATGGCGTACGACGAGGACCGCGATCTGCACGGGAAGCGGTTCGCTCGCGAGAACGACACCTCGCTCAGCGAGTACTTCGCGAAGAAGGAGCACATCGCGTCCAGCATCGACGGGCTCCCGGGGCTTCCGCTGCCCCTGCCGCCGCTCACCCGGCCGGGTCGATGA